In a genomic window of Gossypium arboreum isolate Shixiya-1 chromosome 7, ASM2569848v2, whole genome shotgun sequence:
- the LOC108453365 gene encoding uncharacterized protein LOC108453365, with amino-acid sequence MNHYNLQQIPVAVSAYEEMGGFIFSISEHHRAGPVVCPKPRRIGVLTNNPIKPFRLHMSHQADVSESKASAELLDIILNKGDLWAEQSAVQVASSPPFFCGSPPSRATNPVVQDARFGDERVAALSASQSPSPSQSAHKGGCVRMSFGLKPAAIRVEGFDCLNRDNQNSRIPAMA; translated from the exons ATGAATCACTACAATCTTCAGCAGATTCCCGTTGCCGTTTCCGCTTACGAGGAGATGGGAGGGTTTATCTTTTCAATATCGGAGCATCATAGGGCCGGCCCCGTTGTTTGCCCTAAGCCTCGGCGAATTGGGGTTCTCACCAATAACCCTATCAAGCCCTTTAGATTGCATATGAG TCACCAAGCCGATGTAAGTGAATCGAAAGCCAGTGCAGAACTTCTAGATATCATCCTCAACAAG GGTGATTTATGGGCAGAGCAATCTGCAGTACAGGTAGCATCTTCACCCCCATTTTTTTGTGGTTCGCCCCCAAGTAGGGCCACGAACCCAGTTGTGCAAGATGCTCGATTTGGTGATGAAAGAGTTGCAGCCCTTTCAGCATCGCAAAGTCCATCTCCGTCGCAATCGGCACATAAAGGGGGATGTGTTAGGATGTCGTTTGGGCTAAAACCAGCGGCAATTAGAGTAGAAGGATTTGATTGCCTTAACAGGGATAACCAAAATTCCAGAATCCCTGCTATGGCTTAG